A single genomic interval of Streptomyces sp. NBC_00663 harbors:
- a CDS encoding sodium:solute symporter, whose protein sequence is MAIDYTVIVVYLLGMLAVGWWGMRRAKSKSEFLVAGRRLGPAMYSGTMAAIVLGGASTIGGVGLGYQYGLSGAWMVFTIGLGLLALSVFFSARIARLKVYTVSEMLDLRYGGRAGVISGLVMWAYTLMLAVTSTIAYATIFDVLFDMNRTVAIVLGGSIVVAYSTLGGMWSITLTDMVQFVVKTIGVLLLLLPIAVVKAGGFGEMKAKLPTSYFDPLGIGGETIFTYVLIYTFGMLIGQDIWQRVFTARSDTTAKWGGTVAGTYCLVYALAGAVIGTAAKVLYPNLANADDAFATIVKDELPVGVRGLVLAAALAAVMSTSSGALIACATVANNDIWSRLRGKVTGGERDEVAGNRAFILIMGVGVIGTAIALNNVVEALTVAYNLLVGGLLVPILGGLLWKRGTVYGALASVIVGGLAVVGLMAGYGILANEPVYYGLLSSLAAYVVVSLATPATDEAVLTAWRERLAGRAAPELVSEPVPAPQ, encoded by the coding sequence ATGGCCATCGACTACACAGTCATCGTCGTCTATCTGCTCGGCATGCTGGCCGTGGGCTGGTGGGGCATGCGCCGCGCCAAGTCCAAGAGCGAGTTCCTGGTCGCGGGCCGTCGCCTCGGCCCCGCGATGTACTCCGGCACGATGGCCGCCATCGTCCTCGGCGGCGCCTCCACCATCGGCGGCGTCGGCCTCGGCTACCAGTACGGCCTCTCCGGCGCCTGGATGGTCTTCACCATCGGCCTCGGGCTCCTCGCCCTCTCCGTCTTCTTCTCCGCCCGCATCGCCCGCCTGAAGGTCTACACCGTCTCCGAGATGCTGGATCTCCGGTACGGCGGCCGGGCCGGGGTCATCTCCGGCCTCGTCATGTGGGCGTACACCCTCATGCTCGCGGTGACGTCCACCATCGCCTACGCCACGATCTTCGACGTCCTCTTCGACATGAACCGGACCGTCGCGATCGTCCTCGGCGGCTCGATCGTCGTCGCGTACTCGACGCTCGGCGGCATGTGGTCCATCACCCTGACCGACATGGTGCAGTTCGTCGTCAAGACGATCGGCGTACTGCTCCTGCTCCTGCCCATCGCGGTCGTCAAGGCGGGCGGCTTCGGCGAGATGAAGGCGAAGCTGCCGACCTCGTACTTCGACCCGCTGGGCATCGGCGGCGAGACGATCTTCACGTACGTCCTGATCTATACGTTCGGCATGCTCATCGGACAGGACATCTGGCAGCGCGTCTTCACCGCCCGCAGCGACACGACGGCCAAGTGGGGCGGCACGGTCGCGGGCACCTACTGCCTCGTGTACGCCCTCGCCGGCGCCGTCATCGGCACGGCGGCCAAAGTCCTCTACCCGAACCTGGCCAACGCGGACGACGCCTTCGCGACGATCGTCAAGGACGAACTGCCGGTCGGCGTACGGGGCCTGGTGCTGGCCGCCGCGCTCGCCGCCGTGATGTCGACGTCCTCCGGTGCGCTGATTGCCTGCGCGACCGTGGCCAACAACGACATCTGGTCGCGGCTGCGCGGAAAGGTCACGGGCGGCGAGCGGGACGAGGTGGCGGGCAACCGCGCCTTCATCCTCATCATGGGCGTCGGCGTCATCGGCACGGCCATCGCCCTCAACAACGTCGTCGAGGCGCTGACGGTGGCGTACAACCTGCTCGTCGGCGGCCTCCTCGTGCCGATCCTCGGCGGCCTGCTGTGGAAGCGCGGCACGGTGTACGGCGCGCTCGCCTCCGTGATCGTCGGCGGCCTCGCGGTCGTCGGCCTGATGGCGGGCTACGGCATCCTCGCCAACGAGCCCGTCTACTACGGCCTGCTCTCGTCCCTCGCCGCCTATGTCGTCGTGTCCCTGGCGACCCCCGCGACCGACGAGGCCGTCCTCACCGCGTGGCGCGAGCGGCTGGCCGGCCGCGCCGCCCCCGAACTCGTGTCCGAACCGGTCCCGGCTCCCCAGTAG
- a CDS encoding PucR family transcriptional regulator ligand-binding domain-containing protein, whose amino-acid sequence MPDPAVPPTPPVPLAALLAREDLALRQIAGPVDPAAVIHWAHTSEMADPYPYLLGGELLLTAGVHVPEAAGSGAYFDDYVSRIVAAGGAALGFGLAPVHDTVPRALVAACDAYELPLIEVPPQTTFSGVARAVWQLMAQARLAELRRVTEAQQSLAAAASRPDPVPSVLRQLAQRLSGRAVLYGPEGTEIAAAGRVVADAARDALAELAQVVRPSGPGTPTSATHTAAGVHLAAYALGAGRGFVLGVAAPAREPGDHTIASVAAVLLSLLTGEHQSGSGAARSSALVRLLLGGRPEEVAVLLGAGRWVVVHAAPEARARETAAPDTVSASALGAALGSPLVDLAEDVVRVLVPAGREPVAPQAGWTLGVSGAVEPRDWALADTQAARALARAHATRTALVRHGGRPGLAALVPADEAEAHARALLAPLAGSPALLDTLRTWLSLHGSWDRTAVALAVHRNTVRQRVAKCAGLLDTDLDDPDVRMELWFALRE is encoded by the coding sequence ATGCCGGACCCGGCCGTCCCACCCACCCCACCCGTCCCGCTGGCCGCACTGCTGGCCCGCGAGGACCTCGCGCTGCGGCAGATCGCGGGCCCCGTGGACCCGGCCGCCGTCATCCACTGGGCGCACACCTCGGAGATGGCCGACCCGTACCCGTATCTGCTGGGCGGCGAGCTGCTGCTGACCGCGGGCGTGCATGTGCCGGAGGCGGCCGGGTCGGGGGCGTACTTCGACGACTACGTCTCCCGGATCGTGGCGGCGGGCGGAGCGGCCCTGGGCTTCGGTCTCGCGCCGGTGCACGACACCGTGCCGCGCGCCCTGGTGGCGGCCTGCGACGCCTATGAACTCCCCCTGATCGAGGTCCCGCCCCAGACCACCTTCTCCGGTGTGGCCCGCGCGGTCTGGCAGCTCATGGCCCAGGCCCGCCTCGCCGAACTCCGGCGCGTGACCGAGGCCCAGCAGAGCCTCGCCGCCGCCGCGTCCCGCCCGGATCCGGTGCCGTCGGTGCTGCGGCAACTGGCGCAGCGGCTCTCCGGGCGGGCGGTGCTGTACGGGCCGGAGGGGACGGAGATCGCGGCGGCGGGGCGCGTCGTGGCGGACGCCGCCCGGGACGCGCTGGCCGAGCTCGCCCAGGTCGTACGCCCCTCCGGCCCCGGCACCCCCACCTCCGCCACCCACACCGCCGCCGGCGTTCATCTCGCCGCCTACGCCCTCGGCGCCGGTCGGGGCTTCGTCCTCGGGGTGGCCGCCCCCGCCCGCGAACCCGGCGACCACACCATCGCCTCCGTCGCCGCCGTCCTGCTCTCCCTCCTCACCGGCGAGCACCAGAGCGGCTCGGGAGCGGCCCGGTCCTCGGCGCTGGTACGGCTGCTGCTGGGCGGCCGGCCGGAGGAGGTGGCGGTGCTGCTGGGCGCGGGGCGGTGGGTGGTGGTGCACGCGGCCCCGGAGGCGCGGGCCCGGGAGACGGCCGCTCCCGACACCGTGTCCGCCTCCGCGCTCGGCGCCGCGCTCGGCTCGCCGCTGGTCGACCTCGCCGAGGACGTCGTACGGGTGCTCGTGCCCGCCGGGCGGGAGCCGGTCGCCCCTCAGGCCGGCTGGACCCTCGGCGTCAGTGGCGCCGTCGAGCCGCGTGACTGGGCCCTCGCCGACACCCAGGCCGCCCGCGCTCTGGCCCGCGCGCACGCCACCCGTACCGCCCTGGTCCGGCACGGCGGGCGGCCGGGCCTCGCCGCTCTCGTCCCGGCCGACGAGGCCGAGGCACACGCCCGTGCCCTCCTCGCGCCCCTCGCCGGCTCCCCCGCCCTGCTGGACACCCTGCGCACCTGGCTGTCCCTGCACGGCAGTTGGGACCGGACGGCGGTGGCACTCGCCGTGCACCGCAACACCGTGCGGCAGCGGGTCGCCAAGTGCGCGGGGTTGCTCGACACCGACCTCGACGACCCCGACGTACGCATGGAGTTGTGGTTCGCACTGCGTGAGTGA
- the speB gene encoding agmatinase — protein sequence MSSNETPRGPVDSSRIPRYAGPATFARLPRLDEVGRADVAVVGVPFDSGVSYRPGARFGGNAIREASRLLRPYNPAQDASPFALAQVADGGDIAVNPFNINEAVETIEAAADDLLGTGARLMTLGGDHTIALPLLRSVAKKHGPVALLHFDAHLDTWDTYFGAEYTHGTPFRRAVEEGILDTSALSHVGTRGPLYGKQDLTDDEKLGFGIVTSADVMRRGVDEIADQLRGRIGDRPLYISIDIDCLDPAHAPGTGTPEAGGMTSRELLEILRGLAGCHLVSADVVEVAPAYDHAEITSVAASHTAYELTTIMSRQIAQEKAAK from the coding sequence ATGAGCAGCAACGAGACGCCCCGCGGCCCCGTCGACTCCTCCCGCATCCCGCGGTACGCCGGCCCCGCGACCTTCGCCCGGCTGCCCCGCCTCGACGAGGTCGGCCGCGCCGACGTCGCCGTGGTGGGCGTGCCGTTCGACTCGGGCGTCTCGTACCGGCCGGGCGCCCGCTTCGGCGGCAACGCGATCCGCGAGGCGTCCCGGCTGCTGCGCCCGTACAACCCCGCGCAGGACGCGTCCCCCTTCGCCCTCGCCCAGGTCGCGGACGGAGGGGACATCGCGGTCAACCCGTTCAACATCAACGAGGCCGTGGAGACGATCGAGGCGGCGGCCGACGACCTACTGGGGACGGGGGCGCGGCTGATGACGCTCGGCGGCGACCACACCATCGCGCTGCCCCTGTTGCGGTCCGTCGCCAAGAAGCACGGCCCGGTGGCCCTGCTCCACTTCGACGCCCACCTCGACACCTGGGACACCTACTTCGGTGCCGAGTACACGCACGGCACCCCGTTCCGCCGCGCGGTCGAGGAGGGCATCCTCGACACCTCCGCCCTCTCCCACGTCGGCACGCGCGGCCCGCTGTACGGCAAGCAGGACCTCACCGACGACGAGAAGCTGGGCTTCGGCATCGTGACGTCGGCGGACGTCATGCGGCGAGGCGTGGACGAGATCGCCGACCAGCTGCGCGGGCGCATCGGCGACCGTCCCCTCTACATCTCCATCGACATCGACTGCCTCGACCCGGCCCACGCGCCCGGCACGGGCACGCCGGAGGCGGGCGGCATGACGTCGAGGGAGCTCCTGGAGATCCTCCGGGGGTTGGCTGGGTGTCACCTGGTCTCGGCGGACGTCGTCGAGGTGGCCCCCGCGTACGATCACGCGGAGATCACGTCGGTGGCCGCGTCCCACACGGCGTACGAACTGACCACGATCATGTCCCGCCAGATCGCCCAGGAGAAGGCAGCGAAGTGA